The genomic region AGGAGCTTCCGGAGGTAGACGGCCTGTGCGTCACCGTTCCGGTAGTAGGTATCTTCTTTGAGGTACAGAAGATCACGGTATCCGACCTGAATGTATCGCGGGCACGCCATCGCGTCCTCCGCGTCCGAGTCTTGGCCGGCGACGTGTCTGGCGGTCAGCGAGTGTGGGATAGCAGTGTCCTGGATGTGGACGCGATACGACTCCACCACGTCCCCCTCGTCGCTGTTGTCTTCGAGCCACGCTGTCGCCTCGTCCCGGGGCATCGACGCGAACTGGGCCGCCCCGATACCGGCGTAGACGGCCGTTGTTACCAACAGAACGGCCATCACCGGTCGCGCCAGAGACGACGAGCGCTCGCGGAGGTCCACCAGTCGTCCCCCGACAAGTAAGGCGAGCAGCGGGAACGTCGGCAAGAGGTGGTGCACCCGGAAGTCGTGCCACTGGGAGAACATGGCGACGTAGGCTACCAGTCCCGTCAGAACGAGGACAGTGCCGTGGACGGCAGAACCGCGGTCTCGCAACGTGGCGACTGTCGCCACGACGCTAGCTGCGGCCGCGGCGACCAGCGGCAGTCCAAGCGCGCTGAAATAGCCCCGCAGGAACCACCACCACATCGGGGCGTCGGGACCGGTCGGGTGACTCATCCGGGAGGTTGAGCCGCCGAACACCCGCTCGATGAACGGTTCGGGGCCCGCCACGAGCGCGGTAGGGAACCCAAGCACAATCATGACAAATCCAAACAACGCGCCGCTCAGGAGGAGTTTCGGCCGGTACAGCGTCTCCGTTAGCGGCGCGTCAGCGGCACGGGCACGCAGCAGGAAGGCGACGCCGATAAGCAGGATAACTGGCGCGGCCGTCAGTTTGAACGCGATGGCGACCCCGCCAGCGGCGCTCGCCGCCAGAAACAGCGTTCCGTCGTCGGTCTGGACGTACCTGACAAGCAGATACAGCGCGAGGAGGACAAACACCAGCGCCGGCATATCCTCGCCGGCTTCCTTCGAGATGGTGAGGAAGCCGAACGTCAGCGAGAGCACGACGGCCGACAGCCGGCCCGCGTTGCGCCCCTCGATTGCGACGCCGAGGCGGTAGGTGAGGTAGACGGCACAGATTGCAGCAACGACGTTGGTTAGCCGGATGAAGACGAGGCTCCCGGTCCATATCCACTCGGGCGTGGCGGCCCAGGCCTCGTAGTGGCCGAACTCCCAGCTTGGGAAGGCGATGGCCGTGAACGCGCCCAGGTCGCCGGTCAGTGCTGCGACAAGGACGACGGGGAGGATGGCGAGTACGTAGAGGTACAGCGTCGCGCCGAACGGGGCCCGGCCCCACTCGACGCCGGCCTTGAGGCCCTCGAAGGTCGGTTCTTCGAGGACCGACCCGTAGACGACCATCGCGTCGAGCAGGCGGCTGTACTCGTCCCGGGTTGCGAAGTTCGGGATGCGGTGCCAGAACCAGAATCCGACCAGCACAGTCGACAGGAGGAGAATGTAGCGGAGATAGGGGTCGTCCCGGAGGTCCGACCGTCCCTGTTCGACAGCACGTCGGGGCAGTGACCGCCAGCCACTCATCGTGTCAGTGCTCCGGTGTGTGCGTTGAAAAGGTTGCCCTTCTCAGAAGTAGTCGGCATCGAACTCCCGGCGGAGGATGTAGTGGTTCGCGTACCCGCGGACGTACTTCGCAAACAGCGAGAGATACCCCTCGTCGGCCTCCCTGCGGGCCGACGTGGCGACACAGGAGTCGGCGTCGTAGACGATTCGGCCGTGGTCTTTCATCCGCAGGGAGAGTTCCGTGTCCTCCATAAACGGAATGTCTTCGTCGAAGCCGCCGGCGGCCTCGAAGGCGTCGGCCCGGAAGCTACAGTTGAAGCCCGGTTGCTGGACGAAGCCAAGGGGCCACGAGACCCGATACCAGTAGTCCGACAGCAGTTTGAACAGCACGCGGTGTTTGAGACTGTCCTCCAGCGGACGCGCAGGCCCGCCGACGCCCACCACCGCGTCGTCGGCGTAGTGTCTGAGATGCAGGCGGACCCAGTCATCGGGGACGACTGTATCGGCATCGGTAAACAACAGAATCGGCGCTGTCGCGGCTTTGGCTCCGCGGTTCCTGGCAATTCCCGCCCCGCCCTCGTCACACCGGACGACGGTGTCGACGAAGGGGGTGTCGCGGGCTACCTGTTCCGTCCCGTCGTCGCCGCCGACCACGACGACCAGTTCGACGGGCTGTGACTCGAAGGGAGCCAGACAGCGGGCCAGCGACTCCGCCTCGTTGTAGGCCGGGACGATAACTGCGGCGTCCATCTGACCGTCAGGTAGATTGTACAGACAGAAATAGCAAGCGATGCGACGGCTTGCCCCTCACGCAGGTCGTCACGAGCGACGCGCGAGGGTGGTTCCCGCGAGGACAGCGACGAGTGCGATTCCGGCGAGTGTCCCGAACAGCGCCGTCACGTTCGCGAAAGCCAGAATCGACCCGGCCAGCCCACCACCGAGCGCGCCGACGCCGAACACACCCAGATACGTGTAGCCGTACGACAGTCCGCGCGTGCCAGCAGGCGTGTGCTCCGCGACGGCGGCCTGATACATCGGCTGGACGACGAACAGCGCGACGCCCAGAAGCGCACCGAGCACCGCCAGCGGCCCGAAGCCCATCGCCGACACCGGAACGAACAGCACCGCAAGGGTGGCAAGCACAAGGAACGACCCGGCGATGCCGTACTCGACGGGAATCCGGTCGCTGAGTTTGCCCCCGGCGTACTGGCCGAAAACACCGATAAGCAACAGGCCGGCGTAGAAATAGTCCTGTGGCTTGAAAGCCTGCCCCGTCCCGGTTTCGATGCCAAGCGCCGAGAGCACGGTGGGTGGCAGCAGCGTCTCCACCGGGACCGGCTCGAAGCCCGGCAAGTCTCGCAGGAGTTCCGGAAGGAACGTGAGGACACCCCGGTAGTACAGCCCCGAGCACATCACGACAACGAACACTAAGAGGAAGCTCCCGGCCAACAAGTGCTTGCTCTCCGAAAGGAACCCCTCCAGCGAGTCGATACCGCTGTTGGCCTTTGACCCGCCGTCAGTCGCTGTCGTCACCGCCGCCGTTTCGTCGAAGCTCGCCTGCGAGGCGTAGACGGCGGCGAGCAGCGCCGGAACCCCGAGAACGAGCGCGACGGTCCGCCACTCGGCGACCAACAGGAGAATTGCGGCGACGAGCGGGCCGAGGCCGATGCCGAGGTTGCCGGCGACGCCGTGATAGGCGAGCCCGGTCCCGCGCTGTTCGACGCCTTTGCTGATAAGCGAGAGCCCCGCCGGATGGTACACGCTGGCAGAGAGGCCCCAGAGGACGAGCGCGAGCGCGATCACGACCATACTCGGAGCCAGTCCCAGCAGGATGTACGACGCGCCCATGCCGAGCAGACACCCGGTGATGAGCCGGCGAGAACCGATTCTGTCGACGATGATACCGCCCGGAAGCGCGCCGGCTCCGAACAGGCCATAGCCTACCGTGACGATGATACCGACGGTCGCTGTCGTCACATCGAACTGCGCGATACCGAGGTTGATGAGGTCGAACTCGGTGAGCCAGATGACGACAAATATCGGGACCGCCATCTCGTAGGTGTGGACCAGTCCGTGTGCGAGCATGACCAGCGCGGTGATCGCTCGGTCGTTCGCGTTCACACTGTGGTTCGTGTCGGCCGCCGGCAAGTGTGTGACGGTTCCGCGCATCCAGCAGTGCGCCTATTTTACCCATCTCAAAAGCAGGGGTGGGTTTTTATGTCCGAACAGTATAGGCGGCAAGTGTGAGCAAGATCAAGGTGTCACTCCCGGACCAAGTGGACTCGGACATCCAGCGACTCGTCGAACAGGGCGAGTTCCTCAACCGCGACCAGGCAGTCGAAGACCTCCTGAAGCGAGGGATTTCGGCCTACAACACCACGACGGAGGAGACCGAGACGCTCGACGAAGAGATTTTCGACCAGACGGCCTCCGAACAGCAGGACCCCGCGATGCAGGACGACTTCCTCTAGTCGCGGTTCTGTGAGAGCCGGCCGTCGTCCTCGGCTGCCCGCTGTCCGGAGCCGTCGTTCTCCTGCCGACGTTGCTTCATCTTTGCGCCGGGTTTCGGACCCCTGTCGACCGACTCGTACGGGGTTTCTGCGATGCTCTCTGGGATGAGATACCACGCGAGAGCGCCACCGACAGCGGTGCCACCAACAAACATGCCGACGACGATCAGCAGCTCGGCACCACCGTACATCGTCACAAGCCCCATCGACCCGCCGATGAGGAGCGCAAACCCGACTTGCGTGTATCTGAGAAAGCGTTTCCGGTCGGCGTCCGTCATCGAAGGACCGACCATCAGCGGCCCCCGTAACAGCCGGCGTCTGTCCGTTCGGCCATCAGTAGAAGCCCCGCTCTACGTCTTCCTCGATGACGTCTTCGAACTCCGCGTCGAGTAGCTCCTCCGCTTCCTCGAACGTCTCAGTGAGTTCGCTCATCTGGTCGGGTCGGTCGTGGTGATCGAACTCCATCGGGCCGTAGGCCGGGGAGTCCATCGCGTCCATCATATCTTCAAGCAGTGCCTGCGGGGATGTGGGTGCATCAGCGTGAGTTTCGAGCACCGTTTCGAGGTTCTTCGCCTTCTCCTTGGCGTCGTCCTCGTCCTCCGGTCCCTGCTGGACGCCGAAAATGCCGGACCCGTCGTTGGGAAACAGCGGGTCGATGTCGTCGTCGATACGACGGGCCACCTGCGACCCGACGCCCTGTACCTCGAAGGGGTTCTTCGCGTAGGTCTTGAGTTGGTAGACGCCAGCGTCGGGGTGCCCGAAGTAGATGTCCTCGCCGATTCCGTTCGCGCGGTCGCCCCCGACGGCACGCCAGTCCCCCGGATTGGCATTGCTCTCCATCACGTCTTCGAGAATGTCCTGCCAGTCGCGAACGCGCATTGTCAGTTTCCTGTTCGGACTGGGTCAGAATGAACCCATCGGTCCTGAATGGCACAGCGACCGGTCGTCGCTGCGCGGGATCGAAGCATCTGGCAACAGCCAGCCTGTCAGTTAGTAGCCGAACGGCTTTACTCCCCGGAACAGCCAGACGTGGTATGGAAAGCGAACGCAACGTCCTCGGCGGGGAACTGGCCCCTTGCTCGATGGATCCGAAGACGGGCTTCATGCGCGACGGATACTGCTACCCGCTCCAGCGTGACCCGGGCCGGCACGAGATCTGTGCCGTGATGACAGCGGAATTTCTGGAATACAGTAAAGCGCAGGGCAACGACCTCGTGACGCCACGGCCGGAGCTAAACTTCCCGGGACTCGACCCGGGCGACCACTGGTGCGTCTGCGTCCCGCGCTGGATAGAGGGTCACGAGGCCGGGCGCGCACCGCCGGTGAACCTCGACGCGACGAGCGAAGACGTACTCGAAGACGTGTCGCTGGAGACGCTGCAGGAGTACGCCGCCGACACGGAGTCCGAAGCCGATGCGACCAGCGAATGACCCGCACCGCGAACGACTTTTGAAGGACCGCCCCCTCGCTTGGGGCGTGCAACAGGGGAGGGCCAAAAGATGAGCGGAGACCGCGTTCGCGGCGTCGTCGTCGACATCGAGGAGGCAAAGACGGTAACCACCCAGTACGGCGAGAGCGACCTCTGTGAGGTGACGATACGCCCCGACCGCGGGGCCGGCGAGCCGACGACGGTGACGCTCTGGGGGAAGTGGACCGAGAACGCCGCCGTCATCGAGACGGGCATGGAAATCGCCGTCTACAATCCCGACGAGCGGGAGTATCAGGGCGAACAGCAGTACTCCGTCGGCGGCGACGCCACGCTCGTCGTCCAGCCGGACTTTCTCGTCGACGTGACCGACATCCGGGCATGGGTGCAGTGCCCGCGGATGTACTACCTCCGGAAACTCGACGGCGCGGAGCACGCCTATCCGCTGGTGAAGGGGACAGTCGTCCACGAGGTGTTCGGTGACCTGCTCCGCGGTCGGGACCTCGACACTGCTATCGAGGAGCAGGTGGACGCCGCCGGACTGGATATCGGATTGCTGGGCCGAGAGGCCGACGAGGTGGCCGGCGACGTTCGCGACCACGCGTCGGCTATTCAGGGGTGGCTCCAGCAGGGGACGCTAACTGAAACAGACCAGTGGCGCTCCGAGATGACCCTCATCTCCGAGCGGTTCGGCATGAAAGGGCGGGCCGACGCCGTCCGGCGGGGGATGCCGGTCGAACTCAAGACCGGCAAGAACACGAAGCGCGAGCCGCGCTTCCAGGACAAGATTCAGGCAACGGCCTACGCCCTGATGCTCGGCGAACGCGCGGCCGATGCGAGCAGCGCCGTCGAGGCGGCCCCAGACACCGGGACGCTCCTCTACACGAAAAACGCCGCCGTCGACCGCAACGAGGAGAGCGGCGACCTCTCGCCGGCCAAGGAGTTCTCTATCGGGAGCGGGCTGCTGAACTACGTCGTCCGGACGCGCAATGCGATTGCGGCGATGGAGTACGACTGTAGCGTGCCGACCGGCTACGAGGCCAACGCGAAATGCGAGTACTGCTTTGAGCAGGACACCTGCATGGCCGTCTCCGGCCGCCTCGATCAGGAATCCAAGGCGGGACAGGTCGGCCGGGCGGTGCCCGACGAGGAGCGTGAGTACTTCGAGCGGTTCTACGAGGCCATCGAGGCCGAGCGCCGCGCCGTCCACCGGGAGTACGCGAAGCTCTGGGAACAGACGCCCGAGGAGCGCGCCGACAACGACCGGGCGCTCATCGGCCTCGAACCGACCGGTCGGCGGGAACTCGACGGCGGGCGCTGGGAACTCCGCGCGACAGGGACGGGGGCCGTCTCGAAAATCCGCGAGGGGAACCTCGTGCTCGCGAGCGACGGCGACCCGGTGACCGGCGACGCTGAACTGGCCCGCGTGGAACGTCTCGGCGAAGAAATCGTCGTCACCGCCGACGAACCGCTGGAACTGCGGCGGCTGGACGTGTACCCCTCCGAACTGACGACCGACCGGCTCCAGAACGCGCTCCACGACGCCGTGCTCCTCCAGTCGCCCGAGCAGAAGGACGTGCTGTTCGGGCGGCGCGAGCCGGAGTTCGCCGCCGTCGATGAGACGTTCATCGACAACAACGACGCCCAGAACGAGGCCGTCCAGTTGGCCGTGGGCGCCGAGGACTTCGCGCTCGTCCACGGGCCGCCGGGCACGGGCAAGACCTACACGCTGGCCCGGATGGTCCGGGCGTTGGTCGAGCGGGGCGACCGCGTCCTCCTCTCGGCGTTTACGAACCGCGCGGTCGACAACCTCATCGAGGCGCTGGAAGACCAGGGATACACCGATATCGTCCGCGTCGGTACGGAGAGCGGTGTCCGCGAGGACATGCAGGAGTACCGGCTGGAGACCAGCGGCGACCCCAGTGCGTGTGCGAGTCGGCTCCAGAACGCCCAGGTCGTCGCAGCGACGACAGCCACCTGTGGCGGGAGTACACTTCAGACACAGGAGTTCGATGTCGCGGTCGTCGACGAAGCCGGGCAACTGACAGAACCGGGGACGCTGGCAGCGACGACGCTCGCCGACCGGTTCGTGTTGGTCGGCGACCACCAACAGTTGCCGCCCGTGGTCCAGTCCGAGGACGAGACGCTGTCGACCTCGCTGTTCGAGCGGCTCATCGACGCCCACCCCGAGGCCGGCGTCATGCTGGACCGCCAGTACCGGATGGCCCAGCACATCCAGGCGTTCGCCTCGCGGGAGTTCTACGACGGGCAGTTGCGGCCCGCGACCGGCGAGGTGGCGGCCCAGCGGCTCGATGACCTTGACGGCGTCTCGACGGCGAG from Haloarcula rubripromontorii harbors:
- a CDS encoding ribbon-helix-helix domain-containing protein: MSKIKVSLPDQVDSDIQRLVEQGEFLNRDQAVEDLLKRGISAYNTTTEETETLDEEIFDQTASEQQDPAMQDDFL
- a CDS encoding AAA domain-containing protein, encoding MSGDRVRGVVVDIEEAKTVTTQYGESDLCEVTIRPDRGAGEPTTVTLWGKWTENAAVIETGMEIAVYNPDEREYQGEQQYSVGGDATLVVQPDFLVDVTDIRAWVQCPRMYYLRKLDGAEHAYPLVKGTVVHEVFGDLLRGRDLDTAIEEQVDAAGLDIGLLGREADEVAGDVRDHASAIQGWLQQGTLTETDQWRSEMTLISERFGMKGRADAVRRGMPVELKTGKNTKREPRFQDKIQATAYALMLGERAADASSAVEAAPDTGTLLYTKNAAVDRNEESGDLSPAKEFSIGSGLLNYVVRTRNAIAAMEYDCSVPTGYEANAKCEYCFEQDTCMAVSGRLDQESKAGQVGRAVPDEEREYFERFYEAIEAERRAVHREYAKLWEQTPEERADNDRALIGLEPTGRRELDGGRWELRATGTGAVSKIREGNLVLASDGDPVTGDAELARVERLGEEIVVTADEPLELRRLDVYPSELTTDRLQNALHDAVLLQSPEQKDVLFGRREPEFAAVDETFIDNNDAQNEAVQLAVGAEDFALVHGPPGTGKTYTLARMVRALVERGDRVLLSAFTNRAVDNLIEALEDQGYTDIVRVGTESGVREDMQEYRLETSGDPSACASRLQNAQVVAATTATCGGSTLQTQEFDVAVVDEAGQLTEPGTLAATTLADRFVLVGDHQQLPPVVQSEDETLSTSLFERLIDAHPEAGVMLDRQYRMAQHIQAFASREFYDGQLRPATGEVAAQRLDDLDGVSTASLPKPLRDRVAFVDPDGSQRGNTNPDEADRIAEIVASYREAGVRADDIGVIAPYRAQVAEISKRLPDVTVDTVDRFQGSSKEVIVISFVATGTLDSPIFEDYRRINVALTRAKKALVLVGDGDALATDEVYGRMVEWARG
- a CDS encoding ArnT family glycosyltransferase — encoded protein: MSGWRSLPRRAVEQGRSDLRDDPYLRYILLLSTVLVGFWFWHRIPNFATRDEYSRLLDAMVVYGSVLEEPTFEGLKAGVEWGRAPFGATLYLYVLAILPVVLVAALTGDLGAFTAIAFPSWEFGHYEAWAATPEWIWTGSLVFIRLTNVVAAICAVYLTYRLGVAIEGRNAGRLSAVVLSLTFGFLTISKEAGEDMPALVFVLLALYLLVRYVQTDDGTLFLAASAAGGVAIAFKLTAAPVILLIGVAFLLRARAADAPLTETLYRPKLLLSGALFGFVMIVLGFPTALVAGPEPFIERVFGGSTSRMSHPTGPDAPMWWWFLRGYFSALGLPLVAAAAASVVATVATLRDRGSAVHGTVLVLTGLVAYVAMFSQWHDFRVHHLLPTFPLLALLVGGRLVDLRERSSSLARPVMAVLLVTTAVYAGIGAAQFASMPRDEATAWLEDNSDEGDVVESYRVHIQDTAIPHSLTARHVAGQDSDAEDAMACPRYIQVGYRDLLYLKEDTYYRNGDAQAVYLRKLLNEEYNYRIVAEFGERPPNFVPQRPTPGSFTDLLRLGVVPHTDQFADEQELAANQYTLILERDGECDTSRHPPF
- a CDS encoding glycosyltransferase; translated protein: MDAAVIVPAYNEAESLARCLAPFESQPVELVVVVGGDDGTEQVARDTPFVDTVVRCDEGGAGIARNRGAKAATAPILLFTDADTVVPDDWVRLHLRHYADDAVVGVGGPARPLEDSLKHRVLFKLLSDYWYRVSWPLGFVQQPGFNCSFRADAFEAAGGFDEDIPFMEDTELSLRMKDHGRIVYDADSCVATSARREADEGYLSLFAKYVRGYANHYILRREFDADYF
- a CDS encoding MFS transporter, whose amino-acid sequence is MRGTVTHLPAADTNHSVNANDRAITALVMLAHGLVHTYEMAVPIFVVIWLTEFDLINLGIAQFDVTTATVGIIVTVGYGLFGAGALPGGIIVDRIGSRRLITGCLLGMGASYILLGLAPSMVVIALALVLWGLSASVYHPAGLSLISKGVEQRGTGLAYHGVAGNLGIGLGPLVAAILLLVAEWRTVALVLGVPALLAAVYASQASFDETAAVTTATDGGSKANSGIDSLEGFLSESKHLLAGSFLLVFVVVMCSGLYYRGVLTFLPELLRDLPGFEPVPVETLLPPTVLSALGIETGTGQAFKPQDYFYAGLLLIGVFGQYAGGKLSDRIPVEYGIAGSFLVLATLAVLFVPVSAMGFGPLAVLGALLGVALFVVQPMYQAAVAEHTPAGTRGLSYGYTYLGVFGVGALGGGLAGSILAFANVTALFGTLAGIALVAVLAGTTLARRS
- a CDS encoding DUF2237 family protein, which produces MESERNVLGGELAPCSMDPKTGFMRDGYCYPLQRDPGRHEICAVMTAEFLEYSKAQGNDLVTPRPELNFPGLDPGDHWCVCVPRWIEGHEAGRAPPVNLDATSEDVLEDVSLETLQEYAADTESEADATSE